In the Camarhynchus parvulus chromosome 25, STF_HiC, whole genome shotgun sequence genome, TAGGGTCCCTCCTTTGGATTTAGGGTCTTTCCTTTAGATTTGGGGTCTCCCccttggatttggggtttcacCCATGGATCTGGGGGTTTCTCTCTTGGATTTGGGGTCTCACCTTTGGATTTAGGGTCTCTCATTTGGATTTAGGATCTCCCCTTTGGATTTGGGGTCTCACCTTTGGATTTAGGGTCCCTCCTTTGGATTTGGGGCCTTTCCTCTGGATTTGGGGTCTCTCCTTTGGATTTGGGGCCTTCCCtctggatttggggtccctcctTTGGATTTGGGGCCTTCCCTCTGGATTTGGGGTCTCTCCTTTGGATTTGGGGTCTCTCCCTTGGATTTAGGGTCCCTCCTTTGGATTTGGGCCCTTCCCTCTGGATTTAGGGTCTCACCTTTGGATTTGGGGTCTCTCCCTTGgatttggggtctcacctgtgGACCTGGAGGTTTCTCCCGTGGATCTGGGGCCCTGTGGCTCCCTGAGCCGATCCCAGGGGATTCCTCCAGGGCCGGGATGGGGACGATCCCCGTGAGCCTCAGCCCTTCTCCCTCGCCCCTTCCCAGGGACCCGAGCCAGGGAAACGCAGCTGGGGACTCTGGGGGCGCCGACGCTGCTGCAGGTGCCCCAGGAGCTGCGGAATCGCACCAGGGAGTTCGGGGAAGCCTCCTGGAAGAAGATCACCGAGGAGCCACTCaagaagaaattcctgctgaagaTTTCGGGCGGGAACCACACGGAGTTCGAGCCGGGGCGGCTGCGCTTCCACCGGCGGagcttttccctggaaatccTCAACACCAGCCGGGACGATGGGCGGCTCTACGAGTACAGCGTCTACAAgggcgaggaggaggaagtCTGGCAGATCCAGCTGGAAGTGCTCGGTAAAAAATTCCCCTGGGAATTGCCAGGATGGTGATCCCGGCCTTTTCCGGGATGTTCCTGGCTTTTTCATGGGTGTTCCTGGCTTTTTCCTGGATGTTCCAGACCTTTCCTGGATGTTCCAGGCTTTTCCTGGATGTTCCAGGCCTTTTCCTGGGTGTTCCAGACCTTTCCTGGATGTTCCAGACCTTTCCTGGATATTCCAGGCCTTTTCCTGGTCAATTCTGGCATTTTGGGAGCAGGTCTGGGAGGTGGGAGGTGGTCAAGGGGCTGGGAAACGGCCACTTTGATGtccaaaaaatcctggaatttccgtttctcctttttccagagCTGGAGGTCAATCCTAGCTTTTTTGCCGGAATCTCCCGGCTTTTTGTTGGACATTCCCAGCCTTTTCCTGGATGTTCCcgtttttcttttctgggtgTCCTCAGCCttttgggagcagctctgggatgcgGGAGGTGGAAACCGCCGCTCTCCGGTTCCCAACCGTGGCATTCCCGTCTCTCCCCAGAGCCGGTGGCCGATCCCAGCATCCGCATCCTGCGCCGGGAATCCTCCAacgggagctgctggctggagctgagctgctcctcgGAGCGGGGGGACGAGGTTTCCTACAGCTGGGACAGCCGGGAcggccgggccggcggcgcCGGGGGGCTCTGCCGGGCCAACGGCAGCGTCCTGGCGCTCTCGTTCCCGCTGCGGAGCGCGGCCTTCGGCTGCGTCTGCACCGCGCGGAACCGCGTCAGCAGCGCCCGCGCCGCCTTCGACACCGCCCGGTGCGGAGCCCGGCACAGGGGTAGGTCCTGGGGTCGCGGAACCCTGGAATCCCGGAATTCCAGAATCTTGGAACACTAgaatcctgggattctggaacCCTGGAACTCTGGAATCCCAGAACCCTAGAATCCTGGGATCCCGGAACCCCAGAATCCTGAAAATCTGGagtcatggaatcccagaattctGGAATCCtagaatcctggaattccagaatcatagaatcccagaatcctggaattccagtaCCCCTGGaccccagaatcccagaattctgGAACCTTAGAATCCTGGGATCCCGGAACCCCGGAATCCTGAAATTCTGGAACCCTGGAATCCTGGGATCCCGAAaccctggaattccagaatcacggaatcccagaatcctggATTCCTGGAACCCTGGAACCCCAGAACCCTGGAAACCTGGAACCCTAGAATTCTGGGATCCCAGAATCCCGtgatcctggaattccagaatcccagaaccccagaatcctgaaattccagaatctcagaatgCCAGAATCctgaaatttcagaataatAGGATCCCAGagtcctggaattccagaacaATGGAATCCCCATTATTCCAGTATTCCAGAACCccagaatcctggaattccagaaccCCAGAATcctggaacccccaaatcccagaaccccagaatcctggaattccagaaccTCAAAATCCTGGAATCCTGGGATCCTGTAACTCCAGAACACTGGGATCTCATATTCCCAGAATCCTGGGACCCCAGAAACCCAGAATACCACAATCCCAAAGCCCCATAAACCCAAAATCTCAGAATTTTGGAATCCGAGAGTCCTGGAACCCCAGGAACGGAGAACCTCAGattcccagaatcccagaatcccagaattccaggattgtggggtgggaggggagctCTGAAGATGTCCCCACGCTGTCGGCACAGGGGTGGGAACTTGATGGATTTGGGTGGAAATTTGAGAGATTTgtgtgggaattttgggacattttaATGGATATTTGAGATATTTCTATGGATTAATGGGATCCCCCTTTAGACAGGAGATTTTTACGGATATTGGAGGTATTTCTATGAACATTGAAGATATTTCTGTCCCTTGAGCCCCCTTAAAGCCACCACGGagattttaggggttttttccgACCCCACATCCAGCCCCCAGTGGGTTTTTAGCTCAAATGAGGCAAATAAAGAGAGCTCAGAGGCATTTCCTGCCCTTTGCTTCCTGTTCTGCAGCAAATCAACCCCAAATcaggtgacagaggtgacaaAATCAGCCTCCGAATCCGGTGACAAAGTGACAAAATTCAGGCCCAAAATTAGGGTGCAGTGGTGAGAAAAACCTGCCCCAAAGTCAGGGGAGAAAGCGACGGAAATCAGCCCCCAAATCAGGGGACAGGTGACAAAAATCAGGTGGCAGAGGTGACAAAAGGCTCTGGGTGACCCGGGGCCACCtgccctgtgtgtcccctgctgtcccaggtgtccccgggGTGAGGACAGAGCTCCTGGTGCCTCTGGTGGTGCTCAGTgtcatcatcgtcatcatcatcgTCATGGTCATCGTGGCTGTTGTCACCCGCAGGGCCACCCGCTCGGCCAAACGTGAgtttgggggctcctggggcgggtgggggtccccaggggctgagccccaaaattccagagGCTGGGAAAGAATTCCGAGGTCATCGAGCCCTGGCTGTGACCGGTCCCCAGGCGGCCACCTGAGGGAGAGGAGGTGGgactgggatcactgggatccctgggatcactgggatcaTTGGGATCACTGGGATCATTGGGATCATTGGGAtcactgggatcactgggatcgCTGGGATCATTGGGATCATTGGGATCACTGGGATCACCTGGGATTGCTGGGATCATTGGGATCAcctgggatcactgggatcactgggatcactgggatcgCTGGGGTCATTGGGAtcactgggatcactgggatgcTGGGTCATTGGGTATTCACTGGGTCATGGGGACTGGTTTTGTTGGACATGGGATATTGGGTTGTGATCTTGGGATCGCTGGGATTGCTGGGATCATTGGGATCGTGGGGATCATTGGGATcgctgggatcactgggatcattgggatctctgggatcactgggatcattgggatctgggatctggGTGATGGATCACTGGGATCACACTgttgggactgggactgggcACTCCGTCTGGTGGTACGGGATCAttgggatcaatgggatcatTGGGATTGCTGGGATTGTGGGGATAATTGGGACCATTGGGATCATTGGGATcgctgggatcactgggatcaTTGGGATCATTGGGAACTCTGGGATCATTGGGATcgctgggatcactgggatcctctcccagctccacccCGAGGGACCCAGGACGAAGTTCCTGGCAGAGAAAATCCTGGAAGaagaattcctgagggagctgggggggctcaggcTGGAGAAAAAGGGGATccgggggggatttgggatctgccggagggaatttgggatctgccagagggaatttgggatctgATCCCAGGGAACGGGGCCAGGACAAGAGGGAACGGCCtcgagctgtgccagggctggaaatttgggaaaatccctcctggaaaagggaaaagggctTGGAAGGGGCTCAGGGAACTTTGGAGTGTCCGAGGAATTCCTGGAGATTGCTCGGGATGACCAAGGGGGGACCGGGCACCGCTCGGACCCGGTGACCTTGGAATTCTCTTCCAACCTGGCTGACCCCGGCGTTGTgcgacccctccccaccccacagatggcccagagccctcccaggtCACCCCGGACACCGCCCAGGCCGCTCCGGCCAGCGCCACCATCTACGCCCAGGTGCAGCGGGTGCAggtgaggggggaaaatgggaaaaaatggggggaaatagggaaaatggggaaaaaggggataaggggggaaaaaggtaAAAGAGGAGTAGAAAATAGGGGAAAAGGGTGAAGAAAAGGGGGAATAAAGCTGAGTGACACAACTTACTGAGTCCCCAACATCCCACGGTGTCTTTGGGGACAAACTCCgggattttccccctttcccgAGCCCCattgggcacagccctggcaggaaaAGGTCCAGCAGGACTGGGGTGGCCCGGTGGGGACCCTCGGGTCGCTGCCCACCCTTTGTCCCCTCCCTCAGAAGCCCAAAGGGACCGTCCCCAGCGCCACCCCCGTGTCCTGCACCACCATCTACGCCGCGGCCACCGGGCCACCCCCGGCCCCCAACGGAGCCCCCCGCTCCCAGCCGGGTCCCCAGCCCCGTGGGGGCGCCCCCGCTGTCCCAGGTAAGGGGGACCATCCCCAACCCCCCgtggggcacccccagcccggccACCTCGCTGACCCCTTTGTGTCCCCGTTTTTGTCCCCCCAAGGAGCCCACCACGGTTTATGCCAGTATGACCCTTCCCGTGGCCTGAGCCTCCCTGGGATCCGTTCCTGGCTGGAATCGCCGCTGATCCCAGAAAAcactttggggattttggggaatccTTTGGGAATCCCAGGAAATCCTCTGGGGATCCCTGAGCAaccccagagcctccctgggaTCTGTTCCTGGCTGGAATCACTGCTGATCCTGGAAAATCCTTTGGAGATCCTGGAGGGATCCTTAGGGGATCCCTGAGCAaccccagagcctccctgggatccattcccagctggaatcaCTGCTGGTCCTGGGGGATCCTTTGGGAatccctcagcacccccagaggAATCAGGGGGAACTCTCTGGAACGAACGGCGTGGCCGGAGTGGTGTGGGATGGTCAAACAAGGGCTGGACACAGGGAAGGaattccaggctgtgctgaaagAGTTCCAGCAGGATCCTGGAGCggtgggagaagggagagaggcTCTGGATGcgcctggagctgggaatggtggaGGATCCAATGGGAACGGTCATTCCCACAGCTGGAGTCCTGGGAAGGATCATTCCCATACCCGTGGAACCAGGAATGGTCATTCCCACACCAAAGGAACCAGGAATGGTCATTCCCACACCTGTGAACCAGGAATGGTCATTCCCACACCCGTGGAACCAGGAATGATCATTCCCATACCCGCGGAACCAGGAATGGTCATTCTCACACCTGTGGAACCAGGAATGGTCATTCCCACACCCGTAGAACCAGGAATGGTCATTCCCACACTCGTGGAACCAGGAATGATCATTCCCATACCCGTGGAACTAGGAATGATCATTCCCATACCCGCGGAACCAGGAATGGTCATTTCCACACCTGTGGAACCAGGAAGGGTCATTCCCACCCCCGTGGAGCCAGGAAGGGTCATTCCCACACCTGCAGCCTCAGGAAAGCCGTCGGGATTTGGACTCCGACCTCATCCCTGCGGAATTTCAGGATCTCATCCCCTGGTCCTGAATTCCCAAGGGAACCCACAGGGacttcaaagaggaaaaacGAGAAGTGGGTTTATTTCCTGAGATCTGGAATgacttaaaaatcccaaatgctGCTGGATTTTGGCCCAAGGAATGAGGGATTTTGGCGACCCCTCTGTGGCAGGAGCCAGGCCACACTAAactttcccattcccatcctttTCCCACCGATCTGAGGGGATTTTATCATCCCAAAATGTCTCAGGCGTCTGCAGGTCTGAGCTCGTAGATTGcggcagagagaaaagaaaatgaacttggaatttaaaaaatccgTTGGGATTGGATCCTGGAGAGGTTTCCCAGGCTGGACCTGGATTTGGGGGAAGAGAACCCAAAGTTTttgcccagggaagggcaggtCACGCTCGTCCTGGTGGCTCTAAATTGGTGGGAAAGCCCCAAATTCCatcagggaggtttggagtctcTATCCAAGAGTGAGAATTGGGGCGTTTCTCAATCTTCCTGTGCCCGAGGTGTAATTCAGGCTCGAATCAgccaattaattaattaaacaagTTTATTGCGCAGGCCAGTTGTATTTGCACcaataaaaaagcaataaaaaaagaaaagaattctcAAATTTCCAAACCCTGAAAaccccacagaattcccacGCCTGCccgatcccaaatccatcccttcCGGAgttttccatccccaaatctTCGCTCCGAGGCGCAGCTGGGGGTTGAATCTTGGGGGGGAAAACCCCgaatttcaggatatttctATTCCATGGATCCCGGTGGCTGCTGGAGTTTCCAGGAGGAGAattccacagggatgggaattccgggattttgggggcgcTGGCGGCCGGCGGGATTTGGGAACCGCCTGTAACCCCCATTATCCTGCAAGGAAAcgggtgggatttggggcattttggggatttttttgatgCCAGAACtcacagattttggggttccaaggGTCGGTTTGGGGTCAGAACCCCCTAATTTGGGATCCTAGCCTGACATTCCGGACAAACCTTCCCGGGAATTCTCCCTCCACCAGCAGGAGAAGCCCACGAGGAGCAGGGTCAGCCCCTCGGCCACGGCCACGACCAGCGGTCTCCAGTGGTGGAAATTCCCCGGAATTACTGGaaaagaatcccagaatcctggAACCGGGCTGGGGTTTGAggttcccttcccacccaaaccatcccagtATTCCGTGGATCTCTAAATTTATAGTTTTGCCTTATatagaataaaaaatttataaataattatggATTAGGgatataaaaaaaagtttataatatatatatatgtatgcacatatatatatacatatatgcataatgtatttaatatataaaacaagtagtatatttatatagaaaaataagtatacattatatataaaaataagtaaccattatatataaaaataagtatacattatatataaaacTGTACTATATAcatatctattatatatatacttatatattttatagatataaatttatttttttatatatatataaaaatttattttatatatatataactacAGATTTTACATAGAATACATACAAAAATTTTGTATATTACATACAAAATGTATGTAATATacaagataaaataaatttaaaattttatgatTTACATCGCCATAAACGATTTTTAcctaatattttaatatttcccaaaatttccaccattttcccccatttgcGGCCCCTAACCCCGGcgtgctcagccccagcccggcGGGTCCCGCGCAGCCCCCGGGTCCCGCggggagctcacctgggcaggtgagggcGGCGCGGGCCGCGCTCCAGCCCGCGGGGTTGCTGACGTTGcagaggcagatttggggttccgCGCCCTCGCGGAGGCTCCGGAGCAGCCGGGAGGGGCTCCCCGCGGGATCTGCCCCGGGGCATCCCCGGCACAGGCCCAGCGGTAGGAGACGTTcgcggggctggagcagagcagggccaggtggCACCAGCCCCGATCCcgctgcaggatttgggatttcagcTCCGGCCGCGGGACGGGGtctgcggggacagcggggctgagaggggacagagaggggacaggggacacggggacaggggacagagggacagagggacaggggacagggggacagagaggggacagggggacagagagggaaggggacagagaggggacacggggacaggggacagagggacagagggacagagggacagggggacagagaggggacaggggacgacaggggacagagggacaggggacacggggacacggggacagagaggggacaggggacaggggacaggggacagagaggggccaggggacacggggacacagggacagagaggggacagggggacagagggacagagggacaggggacaggtgggacacagggacagggggacacagggacacgggtACTCACCCCACACGGACACTCGGAAGCACTGGGCTGAAATCACTCCCAAAATCTCCATGTCGACCCCATAGACCCCGTCATCATCCCTGTGAACCGGGGAGATGCACAGGGAGAGGTTTCCCCGCTGGAATTTCGCTCTCCCATGGAAAGGACCTCTGGGATAGGAGACAGTTCCATCCCTGGTGACTGTCAGGATCTTCAGGAACCTTTCTGAATCAATTTCCAGTTTCCACCGCACCCCTGTCCACTTCCATGGGGGTTTCTCCGGCACCAGGCACAGCGATCCTCCCACGGTCACTGCTCGATTTTGGCATTCCGGGAATCCTTAACCAGAGCGGGGAAAGTCGCGACTTTCAGGCAAACTGCGCACCCCAAACGCTGCCCAGGAAGGGGAACCGGCCCCGCGtcacggcccggcccggcccggctctcCCTGGCCAAGGGGGGGCTGAGAGAAGCGAGGAGAATCCCCCCAAAGCCGCAGCCAGCCCCTCTGCATCCCCCCGCGCCCCTCTGGCCAGCGCCGCCCCGGCTTTTCCCCGCAATTCCCCAATAATTCCCGCAATTCCCCAATAATTCCCGCAATTCCCGAACGGCCgcagcccccccggccccccccgcgccccctccTCACCTCGGCTCCCGgccaggcccagcagcagcgccagcagcgcGGGGGGACAGCGGCGACCCCCGGGCGGGGCCAtcgcggagcggagcggggacCCCTCGGGGCTGCGAGTGCCCGCCGGGACTTCCTCTGCTCcggctccttcctcctcctcctcctcctcctcctccggccGCCCCTGCGGCAGAGGGGACAAGGACGTGTCGGGGTGCGGCGCTCTCAGCCCCAGAACTCGGAGGGAATTCGTTTGAATCGGCCCGGGAGGGcaatgttggggtttttggggggttttgctTTCCCTCTGCAGCGAGCGCcggggacacttggggacatggcgGTGGCTCCGCTGTCCCCAGCTCGGGCAGCCcagcagcggggccgggagctTTGGGGAGGAATGTCCAACCCCAAAATGCACTTTCCAACCCCAATATGCactttccaaccccaaaatccctgttcCCACCTCCAAAAATCCTCCTCATtccagcccccaaatcccctttccagccccaaaatcttGTCCTTAATGTCCCTTCCACCCCAGACCAGTCTGGgtcagcagctcccagttccTCACTGGGGCAGAGCCACCAGGgctttttaaaggattttaaatccatttttagAGAACgtttttgaacatttttagaacattttttagtctgctccagctcactttcccctcaccccaaaatttcaccaCGACTGTCTTCATGTGACCTTCCCTGAATAATCCTGATTGGGGAAGTGATGTTTCCCGAAATTGTCATTTTCCCATGTCCAGGGGTGGCTTttgggggggacagaggggacaggagctgctcccttaTGGCCAAGGCTGAGGGAACCACGGAGCACCTGAGCCATTTGTCCCACCCGTGGTGGGACACACCTCGGTCCAGGTGACACTCTTGGTCCACCATCatctttccatggaaaacagagtggtttggttttttaaaacacctcaGGTTTCCATTTCGAAGTGTGAATTGCTTCTCCTTGATGCGTCACAATCATCAGAGCAACATCTGGAGCCACTTCCTCCCAGCAAGCACTGAAAAGCCATGCAGttgctcttcctcttcctcttcatgGTGCGTAGTcttgggtgctgctgccccaaATCCTCTCCGTTTCCGGACATCCATGGACGTGTTTTGGATCCCTCTTCTCGCCATCCTCGTGCTCCTCCACCAAACCAGTGAGTGCCGGGTGCTCCTTGTCCCCTGGGAAGGAGAtcttggggtggttttggtgttttgggtaTTTAGGGATGGCTGGGAGCACCAGAACAGCTCCACGGGGTGGATTTGTGCCCAGTGTTGGGATCCAGGGCTGCCGTGGAAACCTGCTGGTACAGGGCTGGTGTCCACCCCTGGTGTCCATCTCTGGTGTCCATCTCTGTGTCCATCTCTGGTGTCCACCTCTGGTGTCCATCACTGCTGTCCATCTCTGGTGTCCATCTCTGGTGCCCATCTCTCTGTCCATCTCTGTGTCCATGTCTGGTGTCCATGTCTGTGTCCATGTCTGGTGTCCATGTCTGGTGTCCATCTCTGTCCATCTCTGTGTCCATCCCTGGTGTCCATCTCTGGTGTCCATCTCTGTGTCCATCTCTGGTGTCCATCCCtggtgcccatccctgctgcccatcTCTGTGTCCATCTCTggtccagcctctgctccagatGTTCTCCAGacatcctgctctgccttcagctcctgctcctctccacgTTGCCCCCCGGTTTTTGGAGGTCTCATCCTGGGGTCTTTTTTGGCTGAAAAGAGGGAAATTGGGAAGCTGGGCAAGGTTCAGCCCTTCCCCGCTCTGAGGGGGGTTTATCATGTGAACCATTCCCGTGGTTTCGTTATTCCTGGGAGTTTATCTCCCCCAGCAGCTTTTTCCTGCCAC is a window encoding:
- the SLAMF1 gene encoding signaling lymphocytic activation molecule — its product is MGSGAWLRLLLALAALWGTRARETQLGTLGAPTLLQVPQELRNRTREFGEASWKKITEEPLKKKFLLKISGGNHTEFEPGRLRFHRRSFSLEILNTSRDDGRLYEYSVYKGEEEEVWQIQLEVLEPVADPSIRILRRESSNGSCWLELSCSSERGDEVSYSWDSRDGRAGGAGGLCRANGSVLALSFPLRSAAFGCVCTARNRVSSARAAFDTARCGARHRGVPGVRTELLVPLVVLSVIIVIIIVMVIVAVVTRRATRSAKHGPEPSQVTPDTAQAAPASATIYAQVQRVQKPKGTVPSATPVSCTTIYAAATGPPPAPNGAPRSQPGPQPRGGAPAVPGEAHEEQGQPLGHGHDQRSPVVEIPRNYWKRIPESWNRAGV